From one Eptesicus fuscus isolate TK198812 chromosome 21, DD_ASM_mEF_20220401, whole genome shotgun sequence genomic stretch:
- the AKTIP gene encoding AKT-interacting protein isoform X2, with the protein MNPFRSMSASSGRQRSDGEEKTVAGDGKASPPRAAPKKQLPSIPKNALPITKPTSPAPAAQSTNGTHASYGPFYLEYSLLAEFTLLVKQKLPGVYVQPSYRSALVWFGVIFIRHGLYQDGVFKFTVYIPDNYPDGDCPRLVFDIPVFHPLVDPSSGELDVKRAFAKWRRNHNHIWQVLMYARRVFYKIDTASPLHPEAAVLYEKDVHLFKSKVVDSVKLCTARLFDQPKIEDPYAISFSPWNPSIHDEAREKMLTQKKPEDQHNKSVHVAGLSWVKPGSVQPFSKEEKTGTT; encoded by the exons ATGAACCCTTTCCGGAGCATGTCCGCAAGCTCTGGACGCCAA CGATCTGACGGTGAAGAGAAGACAGTGGCTGGGGACGGGAAGGCCAGCCCTCCCCGCGCGGCTCCAAAGAAACAGCTGCCTTCTATTCCCAAGAACGCTTTGCCCATCACGAAGCCCACGTCTCCTGCCCCAGCAGCACAGTCAACAAATGGCACACACGCTTCCTACGGGCCCTTCTACCTGGAGTACTCTCTTCTGGCAGAATT TACCCTGCTGGTGAAGCAGAAGCTGCCGGGTGTCTACGTGCAGCCGTCTTACCGCTCAGCGTTAG TGTGGTTTGGCGTGATCTTCATTCGGCATGGACTTTACCAAGACGGAGTATTTAAGTTCACAGTGTACATCCCTGATAACTACCCAGACGGCGACTGTCCG CGCTTGGTGTTTGATATCCCCGTCTTCCACCCGCTCGTCGACCCCTCCTCGGGTGAACTGGATGTGAAGAGAGCGTTTGCGAAGTGGAG GCGGAACCACAACCACATCTGGCAGGTGCTGATGTACGCGAGGCGAGTGTTCTACAAGATCGACACGGCGAGCCCCCTGCACCCGGAGGCTGCGGTCCT GTATGAGAAAGATGTCCATCTGTTTAAGAGTAAAGTGGTGGACAGCGTGAAGCTGTGCACGGCCCGCCTGTTTGACCAGCCTAAAATAGAAGACCCCTACGCCATTAG cTTTTCTCCATGGAATCCTTCTATACACGACGAAGCCAGAGAGAAGATGCTGACTCAGAAA AAGCCTGAAGACCAGCACAATAAAAGTGTTCACGTTGCTGGCCTGTCCTGGGTAAAGCCTGGCTCAGTACAACCCTTCAGTAAAGAAGAGAAAACGGGAACCACCTAG
- the AKTIP gene encoding AKT-interacting protein isoform X1, with translation MNPFRSMSASSGRQRSDGEEKTVAGDGKASPPRAAPKKQLPSIPKNALPITKPTSPAPAAQSTNGTHASYGPFYLEYSLLAEFTLLVKQKLPGVYVQPSYRSALVWFGVIFIRHGLYQDGVFKFTVYIPDNYPDGDCPRLVFDIPVFHPLVDPSSGELDVKRAFAKWRRNHNHIWQVLMYARRVFYKIDTASPLHPEAAVLYEKDVHLFKSKVVDSVKLCTARLFDQPKIEDPYAISFSPWNPSIHDEAREKMLTQKKKPEDQHNKSVHVAGLSWVKPGSVQPFSKEEKTGTT, from the exons ATGAACCCTTTCCGGAGCATGTCCGCAAGCTCTGGACGCCAA CGATCTGACGGTGAAGAGAAGACAGTGGCTGGGGACGGGAAGGCCAGCCCTCCCCGCGCGGCTCCAAAGAAACAGCTGCCTTCTATTCCCAAGAACGCTTTGCCCATCACGAAGCCCACGTCTCCTGCCCCAGCAGCACAGTCAACAAATGGCACACACGCTTCCTACGGGCCCTTCTACCTGGAGTACTCTCTTCTGGCAGAATT TACCCTGCTGGTGAAGCAGAAGCTGCCGGGTGTCTACGTGCAGCCGTCTTACCGCTCAGCGTTAG TGTGGTTTGGCGTGATCTTCATTCGGCATGGACTTTACCAAGACGGAGTATTTAAGTTCACAGTGTACATCCCTGATAACTACCCAGACGGCGACTGTCCG CGCTTGGTGTTTGATATCCCCGTCTTCCACCCGCTCGTCGACCCCTCCTCGGGTGAACTGGATGTGAAGAGAGCGTTTGCGAAGTGGAG GCGGAACCACAACCACATCTGGCAGGTGCTGATGTACGCGAGGCGAGTGTTCTACAAGATCGACACGGCGAGCCCCCTGCACCCGGAGGCTGCGGTCCT GTATGAGAAAGATGTCCATCTGTTTAAGAGTAAAGTGGTGGACAGCGTGAAGCTGTGCACGGCCCGCCTGTTTGACCAGCCTAAAATAGAAGACCCCTACGCCATTAG cTTTTCTCCATGGAATCCTTCTATACACGACGAAGCCAGAGAGAAGATGCTGACTCAGAAA AAGAAGCCTGAAGACCAGCACAATAAAAGTGTTCACGTTGCTGGCCTGTCCTGGGTAAAGCCTGGCTCAGTACAACCCTTCAGTAAAGAAGAGAAAACGGGAACCACCTAG